The following are encoded together in the Primulina tabacum isolate GXHZ01 chromosome 18, ASM2559414v2, whole genome shotgun sequence genome:
- the LOC142533104 gene encoding transcription factor MYB114-like, translating to MGSEDGGKSTGSVSSVNKGAWTAEEDRKLANYIEKHGPKKWKSVANKSGLNRCGKSCRLRWLNYLKPDIKRGNISDAEDDLILRLHRLLGNRWSLIARRIPGRTDNEIKNYWNSHLSKKAKLMEKLPALPITHSCLGNDQNSMESCCDDHARDEDETSGSCEPSVEGTCRLEWVKFFLELEGDV from the exons AAAAGTACTGGATCGGTGTCATCGGTCAACAAAGGTGCTTGGACAGCCGAAGAGGATAGAAAACTAGCTAACTACATAGAGAAACATGGCCCCAAGAAGTGGAAATCAGTGGCTAACAAATCAG GTTTGAATAGGTGCGGAAAAAGCTGCAGGTTAAGATGGTTGAATTATCTGAAACCTGATATTAAGAGAGGCAATATCTCTGATGCAGAAGATGATTTGATACTTAGACTTCACAGGCTTTTAGGAAATAG GTGGTCTTTGATTGCTCGAAGAATTCCAGGCAGAACGGATAATGAAATAAAGAATTACTGGAATTCTCATTTGAGTAAGAAAGCGAAATTAATGGAGAAATTACCAGCTTTACCGATAACGCACTCGTGCTTGGGGAATGATCAGAATTCAATGGAGAGTTGTTGTGATGATCATGCGCGGGATGAAGATGAAACCAGTGGATCATGTGAACCATCCGTTGAAGGAACATGCCGTTTGGAATGGGTCAAATTTTTTCTTGAACTCGAGGGAGATGTGTAA